The Triplophysa rosa linkage group LG25, Trosa_1v2, whole genome shotgun sequence genome window below encodes:
- the eps15l1a gene encoding epidermal growth factor receptor substrate 15-like 1 isoform X3: protein MAGHGRRAARPIGIVFETRSANQRRVPSTLRFRSNREKMAALATLSQLSSGNPVYEHYYRQVDPGNTGRVGPTEAALFLKKSGLPDITLGKIWDLADPDGKGFLDKQGFYVALRLVACAQSGHDISLNCLNLSVPPPKFKDHSSPSLSSVTSSNESHWAVRPEEKSKFDGIFESLAPVNGLLSGEKVKPVLINSKLPVDVLGKVWDLSDIDKDGHLDKDEFAVAMHLVYRALEKEPVPSVLPSSLIPPSKRKKSSGCLSGTVPVLPGSPPPPKDSLRSTPSHGSMNSLNSAGSLSPKHTIKSSQHSVNWVVPVADRSRYDDIFLKTDTDLDGFVSGQEVKEIFMHSGLPQNILAYIWALADTRQMGKLTREQFSLAMHLIQLKVSKGLDPPQALTPDMIPPSERGTPGPSLSGYMTPVGSEMAALSEMRRAIMFKLWDSSSSVGSGEFTGIKELDDISQEIAQLQSTLAFTHWETLREKYTLEQDIRETEEAIRHKTTEVQDMQNDLDRETSTLQELEAQKQDAQDRLEEMDQQKAKLEDMLNDVRQKCQEESQMITSLQSQIHSQESDLQSQEEELGRAKADLNHLQQEEAQLEQSLQAGRIQLETIIKSLKATQDEINQARSKLSQIQDSQHEISKNIEQYSSTLNGTHGGSMTNLADMSEGFPEKENGGFGAMEDPFKVKTAAFNSAPQEMHTDPFQSEDPFKTDPFKGDPFQNDPFSKQPSTVADPFGGDPFKEADPFRTSSEDFFKKPSKPDPFNQSDPFSKSATLPSKSHHFPSNDPFISTSPKPKGQDLFGTLDPFGSSSFGSNSGFADFSQMSKGFVDDPFSRKQDMPALPPKKSIPPRPKPPSGKSTPVNMPGSTDSAKTTDPFQPFSADPADPFQSKKGPGDPFSGKDPFGPPASRTERIKFGNEAQQMEWAKRESERAERERLKRLRQQEQEDLELAIALSKAEMSNA, encoded by the exons ATGGCGGGGCATGGCAGAAGGGCGGCTCGGCCAATAGGAATCGTTTTTGAGACGCGCTCGGCCAATCAGAGGAGAG TCCCCTCCACCCTCCGTTTCCGCAGCAACAGGGAAAAGATGGCAGCGCTCGCGACCCTATCTCag CTGTCAAGCGGGAACCCTGTATATGAACACTATTACAGACAG GTGGACCCAGGAAACACTGGAAGGGTTGGACCCACAGAGGCTGCACTGTTCTTGAAGAAATCGGGTCTGCCAGACATCACTTTAGGGAAG atCTGGGATTTAGCCGATCCAGATGGCAAAGGTTTCTTGGATAAACAG GGATTCTATGTTGCACTGCGACTCGTGGCTTGCGCACAGAGTGGCCATGACATCAGTCTTAACTGTTTAAACCTCTCCGTTCCCCCTCCTAAATTT AAGGATCACAGCAGCCCATCGCTAAGTTCTGTAACATCGTCCAATGAAAGTCATTGGGCTGTGCGG CCTGAGGAAAAGAGCAAGTTTGATGGTATTTTTGAAAGTCTTGCTCCAGTAAATGGACTACTGTCGGGTGAGAAGGTCAAACCAGTCTTAATAAACTCCAAACTACCTGTGGATGTCCTTGGAAAG GTGTGGGATTTGAGTGATATAGACAAAGATGGACACTTGGACAAAGATGAGTTTGCAGTG GCTATGCATCTGGTGTACCGCGCCCTGGAGAAGGAGCCTGTACCCTCTGTTCTGCCCTCCTCCCTTATCCCTCCATCCAAACGAAAGAAATCATCAGGTTGTCTGTCCGGCACGGTGCCGGTGTTGCCAGGCAGCCCCCCACCGCCAAAAGACAGTCTGCGGTCCACCCCTTCTCACGGCAGTATGAACTCCCTAAACAGCGCTGGGAGTTTGTCTCCAAAACACACCATCAAATCATCACAG CATTCTGTAAACTGGGTGGTGCCAGTTGCAGACAGGAGCCGCTATGACGACATCTTCCTAAAAACAGACACAGACCTCGACGGTTTCGTCAGCGGCCAAGAAGTCAAAGAAATCTTCATGCACTCCGGGCTTCCTCAAAACATCCTGGCATATATCTG GGCTTTGGCGGACACCAGACAAATGGGTAAACTCACGCGTGAGCAGTTCTCTCTAGCCATGCATCTGATTCAGCTGAAAGTGAGCAAAGGCTTGGACCCACCACAGGCTCTGACTCCGGACATGATACCGCCATCTGAACGCGGCACGCCGGGGCCT AGTCTATCGGGATATATGACACCAGTGGGCTCTGAGATGGCTGCGTTGTCCGAGATGCGCCGG GCAATAATGTTCAAGTTATGG GACAGCTCCAGCTCTGTGGGTTCTGGCGAGTTCACGGGGATCAAAGAACTGGACGATATAAGTCAAGAGATCGCACAGCTGCAGAG TACTCTTGCTTTCACACACTGGGAGACGCTCAG AGAGAAATACACTTTGGAACAGGACATCAGAGAAACAGAAGAGGCcattagacacaaaaccacagaagtTCAG gaCATGCAGAACGATCTGGACCGAGAGACGTCCACCCTTCAAGAACTTGAGGCCCAGAAACAGGACGCCCAGGACCGGCTGGAGGAGATGGACCAACAGAAGGCGAAGCTGGAGGACATGCTCAACGACGTACGACAGAAGTGCCAGGAAGAGTCGCAAATG ATCACGTCCCTACAGAGTCAGATCCACTCGCAGGAGTCAGACCTGCAGAGTCAAGAGGAGGAACTGGGCCGGGCCAAGGCCGATCTGAACCATCTGCAGCAGGAGGAGGCTCAGCTGGAGCAGAGTTTACAAGCTGGCAGGATTCAGCTAGAAACTATTATCAAGTCCCTCAAAGCCACGCAAGATGAGATCAACCAG GCTCGGAGCAAACTGTCTCAGATTCAGGACAGCCAGCACGAGATCAGCAAGAATATTGAGCAGTACAGCAGCACTCTGAACGGCACCCACGGGGGCAGCATGACCAACCTGGCCGACATGAGCGAGGGGTTTCCGGAGAAGGAGAACGGAGGATTCGGGGCTATG GAGGACCCTTTCAAGGTGAAGACGGCTGCGTTCAACAGCGCTCCTCAGGAGATGCACACGGACCCATTCCAGTCTGAGGACCCTTTTAAAACAGACCCATTCAAAG GTGATCCTTTCCAGAATGACCCTTTCTCAAAGCAGCCCTCCACTGTGGCAG ATCCTTTCGGAGGAGATCCTTTCAAAGAGGCCGACCCCTTTAGGACCTCCTCTGAAGATTTCTTTAAGAAGCCTTCCAAGCCGGACCCGTTCAACCAATCCGATCCTTTTAGCAAAAGCGCCACCCTTCCCTCAAAG AGTCATCACTTCCCAAGCAACGACCCGTTCATCTCCACCAGCCCCAAACCGAAAGGCCAAG ATTTATTTGGTACATTGGACCCGTTCGGAAGCAGTTCGTTCGGCAGTAACAGTGGATTTGCGGACTTCAGCCAAATGTCAAAG GGCTTTGTAGATGACCCCTTCAGCCGAAAGCAAGACATGCCCGCCCTTCCGCCCAAGAAAAGCATACCACCACGGCCCAAACCACCCAGCG GTAAGAGCACTCCAGTAAACATGCCCGGCTCCACGGATTCGGCCAAGACGACGGATCCCTTCCAGCCTTTCAGCGCCGACCCGGCCGATCCGTTTCAGAGTAAAAAAGGGCCGGGAGACCCGTTTAGTGGCAAAGACCCATTCGGTCCACCTGCTTCAA GAACTGAGCGAATCAAG TTTGGGAATGAAGCCCAGCAGATGGAGTGGGCGAAGCGAGAAAGCGAGCGGGCGGAGCGAGAGCGGCTGAAGAGACTTCGGCAACAGGAGCAGGAAGATCTGGAGCTGGCAATCGCTCTCAGCAAAGCAGAGATGTCCAACGCTTGA
- the eps15l1a gene encoding epidermal growth factor receptor substrate 15-like 1 isoform X2 has protein sequence MAGHGRRAARPIGIVFETRSANQRRVPSTLRFRSNREKMAALATLSQLSSGNPVYEHYYRQVDPGNTGRVGPTEAALFLKKSGLPDITLGKIWDLADPDGKGFLDKQGFYVALRLVACAQSGHDISLNCLNLSVPPPKFKDHSSPSLSSVTSSNESHWAVRPEEKSKFDGIFESLAPVNGLLSGEKVKPVLINSKLPVDVLGKVWDLSDIDKDGHLDKDEFAVAMHLVYRALEKEPVPSVLPSSLIPPSKRKKSSGCLSGTVPVLPGSPPPPKDSLRSTPSHGSMNSLNSAGSLSPKHTIKSSQHSVNWVVPVADRSRYDDIFLKTDTDLDGFVSGQEVKEIFMHSGLPQNILAYIWALADTRQMGKLTREQFSLAMHLIQLKVSKGLDPPQALTPDMIPPSERGTPGPSLSGYMTPVGSEMAALSEMRRDSSSSVGSGEFTGIKELDDISQEIAQLQSTLAFTHWETLREKYTLEQDIRETEEAIRHKTTEVQDMQNDLDRETSTLQELEAQKQDAQDRLEEMDQQKAKLEDMLNDVRQKCQEESQMITSLQSQIHSQESDLQSQEEELGRAKADLNHLQQEEAQLEQSLQAGRIQLETIIKSLKATQDEINQARSKLSQIQDSQHEISKNIEQYSSTLNGTHGGSMTNLADMSEGFPEKENGGFGAMEDPFKVKTAAFNSAPQEMHTDPFQSEDPFKTDPFKGDPFQNDPFSKQPSTVADPFGGDPFKEADPFRTSSEDFFKKPSKPDPFNQSDPFSKSATLPSKSHHFPSNDPFISTSPKPKGQDLFGTLDPFGSSSFGSNSGFADFSQMSKGFVDDPFSRKQDMPALPPKKSIPPRPKPPSGKSTPVNMPGSTDSAKTTDPFQPFSADPADPFQSKKGPGDPFSGKDPFGPPASSKASKDSTLGFADFSSFGNEAQQMEWAKRESERAERERLKRLRQQEQEDLELAIALSKAEMSNA, from the exons ATGGCGGGGCATGGCAGAAGGGCGGCTCGGCCAATAGGAATCGTTTTTGAGACGCGCTCGGCCAATCAGAGGAGAG TCCCCTCCACCCTCCGTTTCCGCAGCAACAGGGAAAAGATGGCAGCGCTCGCGACCCTATCTCag CTGTCAAGCGGGAACCCTGTATATGAACACTATTACAGACAG GTGGACCCAGGAAACACTGGAAGGGTTGGACCCACAGAGGCTGCACTGTTCTTGAAGAAATCGGGTCTGCCAGACATCACTTTAGGGAAG atCTGGGATTTAGCCGATCCAGATGGCAAAGGTTTCTTGGATAAACAG GGATTCTATGTTGCACTGCGACTCGTGGCTTGCGCACAGAGTGGCCATGACATCAGTCTTAACTGTTTAAACCTCTCCGTTCCCCCTCCTAAATTT AAGGATCACAGCAGCCCATCGCTAAGTTCTGTAACATCGTCCAATGAAAGTCATTGGGCTGTGCGG CCTGAGGAAAAGAGCAAGTTTGATGGTATTTTTGAAAGTCTTGCTCCAGTAAATGGACTACTGTCGGGTGAGAAGGTCAAACCAGTCTTAATAAACTCCAAACTACCTGTGGATGTCCTTGGAAAG GTGTGGGATTTGAGTGATATAGACAAAGATGGACACTTGGACAAAGATGAGTTTGCAGTG GCTATGCATCTGGTGTACCGCGCCCTGGAGAAGGAGCCTGTACCCTCTGTTCTGCCCTCCTCCCTTATCCCTCCATCCAAACGAAAGAAATCATCAGGTTGTCTGTCCGGCACGGTGCCGGTGTTGCCAGGCAGCCCCCCACCGCCAAAAGACAGTCTGCGGTCCACCCCTTCTCACGGCAGTATGAACTCCCTAAACAGCGCTGGGAGTTTGTCTCCAAAACACACCATCAAATCATCACAG CATTCTGTAAACTGGGTGGTGCCAGTTGCAGACAGGAGCCGCTATGACGACATCTTCCTAAAAACAGACACAGACCTCGACGGTTTCGTCAGCGGCCAAGAAGTCAAAGAAATCTTCATGCACTCCGGGCTTCCTCAAAACATCCTGGCATATATCTG GGCTTTGGCGGACACCAGACAAATGGGTAAACTCACGCGTGAGCAGTTCTCTCTAGCCATGCATCTGATTCAGCTGAAAGTGAGCAAAGGCTTGGACCCACCACAGGCTCTGACTCCGGACATGATACCGCCATCTGAACGCGGCACGCCGGGGCCT AGTCTATCGGGATATATGACACCAGTGGGCTCTGAGATGGCTGCGTTGTCCGAGATGCGCCGG GACAGCTCCAGCTCTGTGGGTTCTGGCGAGTTCACGGGGATCAAAGAACTGGACGATATAAGTCAAGAGATCGCACAGCTGCAGAG TACTCTTGCTTTCACACACTGGGAGACGCTCAG AGAGAAATACACTTTGGAACAGGACATCAGAGAAACAGAAGAGGCcattagacacaaaaccacagaagtTCAG gaCATGCAGAACGATCTGGACCGAGAGACGTCCACCCTTCAAGAACTTGAGGCCCAGAAACAGGACGCCCAGGACCGGCTGGAGGAGATGGACCAACAGAAGGCGAAGCTGGAGGACATGCTCAACGACGTACGACAGAAGTGCCAGGAAGAGTCGCAAATG ATCACGTCCCTACAGAGTCAGATCCACTCGCAGGAGTCAGACCTGCAGAGTCAAGAGGAGGAACTGGGCCGGGCCAAGGCCGATCTGAACCATCTGCAGCAGGAGGAGGCTCAGCTGGAGCAGAGTTTACAAGCTGGCAGGATTCAGCTAGAAACTATTATCAAGTCCCTCAAAGCCACGCAAGATGAGATCAACCAG GCTCGGAGCAAACTGTCTCAGATTCAGGACAGCCAGCACGAGATCAGCAAGAATATTGAGCAGTACAGCAGCACTCTGAACGGCACCCACGGGGGCAGCATGACCAACCTGGCCGACATGAGCGAGGGGTTTCCGGAGAAGGAGAACGGAGGATTCGGGGCTATG GAGGACCCTTTCAAGGTGAAGACGGCTGCGTTCAACAGCGCTCCTCAGGAGATGCACACGGACCCATTCCAGTCTGAGGACCCTTTTAAAACAGACCCATTCAAAG GTGATCCTTTCCAGAATGACCCTTTCTCAAAGCAGCCCTCCACTGTGGCAG ATCCTTTCGGAGGAGATCCTTTCAAAGAGGCCGACCCCTTTAGGACCTCCTCTGAAGATTTCTTTAAGAAGCCTTCCAAGCCGGACCCGTTCAACCAATCCGATCCTTTTAGCAAAAGCGCCACCCTTCCCTCAAAG AGTCATCACTTCCCAAGCAACGACCCGTTCATCTCCACCAGCCCCAAACCGAAAGGCCAAG ATTTATTTGGTACATTGGACCCGTTCGGAAGCAGTTCGTTCGGCAGTAACAGTGGATTTGCGGACTTCAGCCAAATGTCAAAG GGCTTTGTAGATGACCCCTTCAGCCGAAAGCAAGACATGCCCGCCCTTCCGCCCAAGAAAAGCATACCACCACGGCCCAAACCACCCAGCG GTAAGAGCACTCCAGTAAACATGCCCGGCTCCACGGATTCGGCCAAGACGACGGATCCCTTCCAGCCTTTCAGCGCCGACCCGGCCGATCCGTTTCAGAGTAAAAAAGGGCCGGGAGACCCGTTTAGTGGCAAAGACCCATTCGGTCCACCTGCTTCAAGTAAAGCCTCTAAAGACTCTACATTGGGTTTTGCAGACTTCAGCTCT TTTGGGAATGAAGCCCAGCAGATGGAGTGGGCGAAGCGAGAAAGCGAGCGGGCGGAGCGAGAGCGGCTGAAGAGACTTCGGCAACAGGAGCAGGAAGATCTGGAGCTGGCAATCGCTCTCAGCAAAGCAGAGATGTCCAACGCTTGA
- the eps15l1a gene encoding epidermal growth factor receptor substrate 15-like 1 isoform X4 gives MAGHGRRAARPIGIVFETRSANQRRVPSTLRFRSNREKMAALATLSQLSSGNPVYEHYYRQVDPGNTGRVGPTEAALFLKKSGLPDITLGKIWDLADPDGKGFLDKQGFYVALRLVACAQSGHDISLNCLNLSVPPPKFKDHSSPSLSSVTSSNESHWAVRPEEKSKFDGIFESLAPVNGLLSGEKVKPVLINSKLPVDVLGKVWDLSDIDKDGHLDKDEFAVAMHLVYRALEKEPVPSVLPSSLIPPSKRKKSSGCLSGTVPVLPGSPPPPKDSLRSTPSHGSMNSLNSAGSLSPKHTIKSSQHSVNWVVPVADRSRYDDIFLKTDTDLDGFVSGQEVKEIFMHSGLPQNILAYIWALADTRQMGKLTREQFSLAMHLIQLKVSKGLDPPQALTPDMIPPSERGTPGPSLSGYMTPVGSEMAALSEMRRAIMFKLWDSSSSVGSGEFTGIKELDDISQEIAQLQREKYTLEQDIRETEEAIRHKTTEVQDMQNDLDRETSTLQELEAQKQDAQDRLEEMDQQKAKLEDMLNDVRQKCQEESQMITSLQSQIHSQESDLQSQEEELGRAKADLNHLQQEEAQLEQSLQAGRIQLETIIKSLKATQDEINQARSKLSQIQDSQHEISKNIEQYSSTLNGTHGGSMTNLADMSEGFPEKENGGFGAMEDPFKVKTAAFNSAPQEMHTDPFQSEDPFKTDPFKGDPFQNDPFSKQPSTVADPFGGDPFKEADPFRTSSEDFFKKPSKPDPFNQSDPFSKSATLPSKSHHFPSNDPFISTSPKPKGQDLFGTLDPFGSSSFGSNSGFADFSQMSKGFVDDPFSRKQDMPALPPKKSIPPRPKPPSGKSTPVNMPGSTDSAKTTDPFQPFSADPADPFQSKKGPGDPFSGKDPFGPPASSKASKDSTLGFADFSSFGNEAQQMEWAKRESERAERERLKRLRQQEQEDLELAIALSKAEMSNA, from the exons ATGGCGGGGCATGGCAGAAGGGCGGCTCGGCCAATAGGAATCGTTTTTGAGACGCGCTCGGCCAATCAGAGGAGAG TCCCCTCCACCCTCCGTTTCCGCAGCAACAGGGAAAAGATGGCAGCGCTCGCGACCCTATCTCag CTGTCAAGCGGGAACCCTGTATATGAACACTATTACAGACAG GTGGACCCAGGAAACACTGGAAGGGTTGGACCCACAGAGGCTGCACTGTTCTTGAAGAAATCGGGTCTGCCAGACATCACTTTAGGGAAG atCTGGGATTTAGCCGATCCAGATGGCAAAGGTTTCTTGGATAAACAG GGATTCTATGTTGCACTGCGACTCGTGGCTTGCGCACAGAGTGGCCATGACATCAGTCTTAACTGTTTAAACCTCTCCGTTCCCCCTCCTAAATTT AAGGATCACAGCAGCCCATCGCTAAGTTCTGTAACATCGTCCAATGAAAGTCATTGGGCTGTGCGG CCTGAGGAAAAGAGCAAGTTTGATGGTATTTTTGAAAGTCTTGCTCCAGTAAATGGACTACTGTCGGGTGAGAAGGTCAAACCAGTCTTAATAAACTCCAAACTACCTGTGGATGTCCTTGGAAAG GTGTGGGATTTGAGTGATATAGACAAAGATGGACACTTGGACAAAGATGAGTTTGCAGTG GCTATGCATCTGGTGTACCGCGCCCTGGAGAAGGAGCCTGTACCCTCTGTTCTGCCCTCCTCCCTTATCCCTCCATCCAAACGAAAGAAATCATCAGGTTGTCTGTCCGGCACGGTGCCGGTGTTGCCAGGCAGCCCCCCACCGCCAAAAGACAGTCTGCGGTCCACCCCTTCTCACGGCAGTATGAACTCCCTAAACAGCGCTGGGAGTTTGTCTCCAAAACACACCATCAAATCATCACAG CATTCTGTAAACTGGGTGGTGCCAGTTGCAGACAGGAGCCGCTATGACGACATCTTCCTAAAAACAGACACAGACCTCGACGGTTTCGTCAGCGGCCAAGAAGTCAAAGAAATCTTCATGCACTCCGGGCTTCCTCAAAACATCCTGGCATATATCTG GGCTTTGGCGGACACCAGACAAATGGGTAAACTCACGCGTGAGCAGTTCTCTCTAGCCATGCATCTGATTCAGCTGAAAGTGAGCAAAGGCTTGGACCCACCACAGGCTCTGACTCCGGACATGATACCGCCATCTGAACGCGGCACGCCGGGGCCT AGTCTATCGGGATATATGACACCAGTGGGCTCTGAGATGGCTGCGTTGTCCGAGATGCGCCGG GCAATAATGTTCAAGTTATGG GACAGCTCCAGCTCTGTGGGTTCTGGCGAGTTCACGGGGATCAAAGAACTGGACGATATAAGTCAAGAGATCGCACAGCTGCAGAG AGAGAAATACACTTTGGAACAGGACATCAGAGAAACAGAAGAGGCcattagacacaaaaccacagaagtTCAG gaCATGCAGAACGATCTGGACCGAGAGACGTCCACCCTTCAAGAACTTGAGGCCCAGAAACAGGACGCCCAGGACCGGCTGGAGGAGATGGACCAACAGAAGGCGAAGCTGGAGGACATGCTCAACGACGTACGACAGAAGTGCCAGGAAGAGTCGCAAATG ATCACGTCCCTACAGAGTCAGATCCACTCGCAGGAGTCAGACCTGCAGAGTCAAGAGGAGGAACTGGGCCGGGCCAAGGCCGATCTGAACCATCTGCAGCAGGAGGAGGCTCAGCTGGAGCAGAGTTTACAAGCTGGCAGGATTCAGCTAGAAACTATTATCAAGTCCCTCAAAGCCACGCAAGATGAGATCAACCAG GCTCGGAGCAAACTGTCTCAGATTCAGGACAGCCAGCACGAGATCAGCAAGAATATTGAGCAGTACAGCAGCACTCTGAACGGCACCCACGGGGGCAGCATGACCAACCTGGCCGACATGAGCGAGGGGTTTCCGGAGAAGGAGAACGGAGGATTCGGGGCTATG GAGGACCCTTTCAAGGTGAAGACGGCTGCGTTCAACAGCGCTCCTCAGGAGATGCACACGGACCCATTCCAGTCTGAGGACCCTTTTAAAACAGACCCATTCAAAG GTGATCCTTTCCAGAATGACCCTTTCTCAAAGCAGCCCTCCACTGTGGCAG ATCCTTTCGGAGGAGATCCTTTCAAAGAGGCCGACCCCTTTAGGACCTCCTCTGAAGATTTCTTTAAGAAGCCTTCCAAGCCGGACCCGTTCAACCAATCCGATCCTTTTAGCAAAAGCGCCACCCTTCCCTCAAAG AGTCATCACTTCCCAAGCAACGACCCGTTCATCTCCACCAGCCCCAAACCGAAAGGCCAAG ATTTATTTGGTACATTGGACCCGTTCGGAAGCAGTTCGTTCGGCAGTAACAGTGGATTTGCGGACTTCAGCCAAATGTCAAAG GGCTTTGTAGATGACCCCTTCAGCCGAAAGCAAGACATGCCCGCCCTTCCGCCCAAGAAAAGCATACCACCACGGCCCAAACCACCCAGCG GTAAGAGCACTCCAGTAAACATGCCCGGCTCCACGGATTCGGCCAAGACGACGGATCCCTTCCAGCCTTTCAGCGCCGACCCGGCCGATCCGTTTCAGAGTAAAAAAGGGCCGGGAGACCCGTTTAGTGGCAAAGACCCATTCGGTCCACCTGCTTCAAGTAAAGCCTCTAAAGACTCTACATTGGGTTTTGCAGACTTCAGCTCT TTTGGGAATGAAGCCCAGCAGATGGAGTGGGCGAAGCGAGAAAGCGAGCGGGCGGAGCGAGAGCGGCTGAAGAGACTTCGGCAACAGGAGCAGGAAGATCTGGAGCTGGCAATCGCTCTCAGCAAAGCAGAGATGTCCAACGCTTGA